In the genome of Methanococcoides burtonii DSM 6242, the window TACTTTAGCTGAGCTTCCACTTGTCCTTCATGCAAATATCTGTGCCAAATGTGGCGCACGATTCGACAGGAACAAATGGAGGGATGTGGGTGACCTGGATGAGATAGTCATCAGGACTGTGGAAGATGCTCTTTTGATACACAACGAAGCTAAGGATGTCGAGATATATGTCAACCCCCACCAGATGACCCCTCATTTTTACAAGGTGAGGGTAGAGGTCGATGCCATGGTGGAAGGTGAATCACTCCATCAGGATCTTAGGGCCGAAGTGCGTGTGATACGTGGAGCATGTGACCGATGTAGTCGCATGGCAGGCGGTTATTTTGAAGGTATTTTACAAATACGGGCGACCAACAGGGTCCCGACAGCAGAAGAGATAGATTCCTGCAAGATGATCTGTGCTGTGATGGTAGAAAAGTTATGGAAGAAGGGGGACAGGCTTGCTTTTATAACCAACAGTAGCGATTCAAAGGATGGGGCTGATCTCTATCTTGGTTCATGTAACGCATGCCGGCACATATGCAAGAGCATCTCCAATGAGCTTGGTGGCAGTTTTACAGAATCAGCTACTTTGCATAGTCACAAGGAAGGCAAGGACAT includes:
- a CDS encoding 60S ribosomal export protein NMD3, whose protein sequence is MSQIICPKCGVKTEKLYKNTCRECFLKSFTLAELPLVLHANICAKCGARFDRNKWRDVGDLDEIVIRTVEDALLIHNEAKDVEIYVNPHQMTPHFYKVRVEVDAMVEGESLHQDLRAEVRVIRGACDRCSRMAGGYFEGILQIRATNRVPTAEEIDSCKMICAVMVEKLWKKGDRLAFITNSSDSKDGADLYLGSCNACRHICKSISNELGGSFTESATLHSHKEGKDIYRMTYAMRLPEFMSGDIILFKGDVIEIKNSGKNTKGISLSTGSRFLIETSGLKGAKLIANRKDAVAAVLVAVEGDDIMVLDPTTYLTVTLKKPMFFSSSAGSEIPVISTEQGLFALPEDSEHKL